Proteins co-encoded in one Ruegeria sp. YS9 genomic window:
- a CDS encoding DMT family transporter gives MTPNTKGALLMMGSMAAFTLNDTLVKVALQDLPLFQLVAMRGFLAVFLIYVLARSLGALHLNFSRHDKWLVALRCLAELAATFFFLTALKNMPLANVTAILQALPLTVTLGAALVFSEQVGWRRALAIAVGFAGMLLIVRPGPEGFSVYSIYALVAVASITVRDLITRRMSADVPSMLVTLATSVSIAGAAAMASVFEGWVPVSATAGSLVAAAAVFVLLGYLFSVMVMRQGDVGFVAPFRYSSLIWALGLGWVVFDEWPDSLTMLGAALIVGAGLFTLFRARARQGLA, from the coding sequence ATGACTCCAAACACAAAAGGCGCTTTGCTGATGATGGGCAGCATGGCTGCCTTTACCCTGAACGACACGCTGGTGAAGGTTGCCTTGCAGGACCTGCCATTGTTTCAGTTGGTGGCCATGCGCGGGTTTCTGGCGGTATTTCTGATCTATGTACTTGCCCGGTCACTAGGCGCGTTGCATCTGAATTTTTCGCGCCATGACAAGTGGCTGGTTGCACTGCGCTGCCTTGCAGAGCTGGCGGCGACATTCTTTTTCCTGACGGCGCTGAAGAACATGCCGCTTGCCAATGTTACGGCCATTCTTCAGGCATTGCCTCTTACGGTAACCCTGGGTGCTGCGTTGGTTTTTTCCGAACAGGTTGGTTGGCGACGTGCATTGGCAATCGCCGTGGGTTTCGCCGGAATGCTGCTGATCGTAAGACCCGGGCCAGAGGGGTTCAGCGTGTATTCCATCTATGCGCTGGTTGCAGTGGCCTCGATTACAGTTCGGGACCTCATCACGCGACGCATGTCAGCCGACGTGCCGTCAATGCTGGTTACGCTGGCCACTTCGGTTTCCATTGCAGGGGCCGCGGCAATGGCCTCGGTTTTCGAAGGATGGGTTCCGGTTTCGGCAACAGCGGGTTCCCTGGTCGCGGCGGCGGCCGTGTTTGTGCTGCTTGGCTATTTGTTCAGCGTCATGGTCATGCGTCAGGGAGATGTCGGATTCGTTGCACCGTTCAGGTATTCCAGCCTGATCTGGGCGCTCGGGTTGGGTTGGGTCGTGTTTGACGAATGGCCCG